The Salvelinus fontinalis isolate EN_2023a unplaced genomic scaffold, ASM2944872v1 scaffold_0312, whole genome shotgun sequence genome includes a region encoding these proteins:
- the LOC129845463 gene encoding transcription initiation factor IIA subunit 2, with the protein MAYQLYRNTTLGNSLQESLDELIQTQQITPQLALQVLLQFDKAINTALANRVRNRVNFKGSLNTYRFCDNVWTFVLNDVEFREVTDLVKVDKVKIVACDGKNTGNAAE; encoded by the exons ATGGCCTACCAGCTCTACAGAAATACGACGCTAGGAAACAGTCTGCAAGAGAGCCTTGACGAGCTAATTCAG ACCCAACAGATCACTCCGCAGTTAGCGCTTCAGGTTCTCCTCCAGTTTGACAAAGCCATCAACACCGCGCTGGCCAACCGGGTTCGCAACAGGGTCAACTTTAAG GGGTCACTAAACACCTATAGATTCTGTGACAACGTGTGGACCTTCGTTCTGAATGATGTGGAGTTCAGGGAGGTGACAGATCTGGTCAAGGTGGATAAAGTCAAGATAGTCGCCTGCGATGGGAAAA ACACTGGTAATGCTGCAGAGTGA